The Deinococcus wulumuqiensis R12 genome has a window encoding:
- the argR gene encoding arginine repressor, translated as MLGKEIGKDHRQKRIQDIILRESVSTQAELVKLLAKEGVQVTQATVSRDINELRLVRVPIGKGRHRYALAQYGGDSDIEEQLARLFQSFVQDVDRGENILVIRTADGHASGVALLLDRWKRDDIVGTLAGEDTIMVVARTTGEGESLMEEFNALMLG; from the coding sequence ATGCTGGGCAAGGAAATTGGCAAGGACCACAGACAGAAACGAATTCAGGACATCATCCTGCGCGAGAGCGTGTCCACGCAGGCCGAACTGGTCAAACTGCTGGCAAAGGAAGGCGTGCAGGTCACGCAGGCCACCGTCAGCCGCGACATCAACGAGCTGCGGCTGGTGCGGGTGCCCATCGGCAAGGGGCGGCACCGCTACGCCCTGGCGCAGTACGGCGGCGACAGCGACATCGAGGAGCAGCTCGCCCGGCTTTTTCAGAGCTTCGTGCAGGACGTGGACCGGGGCGAGAACATCCTGGTCATCCGCACCGCCGACGGGCACGCCTCGGGGGTCGCGCTGCTGCTCGACCGCTGGAAACGCGACGACATCGTGGGCACGCTGGCGGGCGAAGACACCATCATGGTCGTGGCCCGCACCACGGGCGAGGGCGAAAGCCTGATGGAAGAGTTCAATGCGCTGATGCTGGGGTAG
- a CDS encoding aldose 1-epimerase has translation MNRPSMNRRTETIRSEALELEIVPDLGASILNLRSVSGRPVLRPVALPEVETSSQCASFTLLPFSNRIRHARFTFGGEETQLRVTTKDGLTQHGDVRNRPWQVTRESGAHLRCTFDSRAFPDFNWPWHVTAEVEYRLHGPHFDTSVVLTNADPRPMPAGMGLHPYFQRLQDGVDPALSFGAALLYDTDERQLPTEAARPVRPGEDFRLPAPVGTRSPDATYTAWDGVARLDWGRRTLTLTADPVFSHFVVFAAPDGSLALEPTSHATDAFNLAARGVPGTDMRVLAPGQALAGAVRLTLDGDW, from the coding sequence ATGAACCGGCCCAGCATGAACCGGCGCACCGAGACCATCCGCAGCGAGGCGCTCGAACTGGAGATTGTGCCCGATCTCGGCGCCAGCATCCTGAACCTGCGCTCGGTGTCGGGCCGCCCGGTGCTGCGTCCGGTGGCGCTGCCAGAGGTCGAAACGAGCAGCCAGTGCGCCAGCTTCACGCTGCTGCCGTTTTCCAACCGCATCCGGCACGCCCGCTTCACCTTCGGCGGCGAGGAAACGCAGCTGCGGGTGACGACGAAAGACGGCCTGACCCAGCACGGCGACGTGAGAAACCGGCCCTGGCAGGTCACGCGGGAGAGCGGCGCGCACCTGCGCTGCACCTTCGACAGCCGGGCGTTTCCCGACTTCAACTGGCCCTGGCACGTCACCGCCGAGGTCGAGTACCGCCTGCACGGGCCGCATTTCGACACCAGCGTGGTCCTGACGAACGCCGACCCCCGCCCGATGCCCGCCGGAATGGGCCTGCATCCCTATTTTCAGCGCCTTCAGGACGGGGTGGACCCGGCGCTGAGTTTCGGTGCCGCGCTGCTCTACGACACGGACGAGCGGCAATTGCCGACGGAGGCCGCCCGCCCGGTCCGGCCCGGGGAAGACTTCCGCCTGCCCGCCCCGGTGGGCACCCGCTCACCCGACGCCACGTACACGGCCTGGGACGGCGTGGCCCGCCTCGACTGGGGGAGGCGCACCCTGACGCTGACCGCCGATCCCGTGTTCTCGCATTTCGTCGTCTTTGCCGCGCCGGACGGCAGCCTCGCGCTGGAGCCGACCAGCCACGCCACCGACGCCTTCAACCTGGCGGCGCGGGGGGTGCCCGGAACCGACATGCGGGTGCTGGCCCCTGGGCAGGCGCTGGCCGGGGCGGTGCGGTTGACGCTGGACGGGGACTGGTAA
- a CDS encoding response regulator transcription factor encodes MERKPLVLVIEDEKDIARFIELELAAEGYATEVAFDGVTGLSKFREVAPDLVILDLMLPVLDGLEVARRIRKTSNTPIIILTAKDGIQDKVEGLDSGADDYLIKPFSIEELLARVRAHLRRVNPAVTGEVRVADLVMNLDGREIFRGGRRVELSAKEFELLELLARNPGKVFSRFEIEEKVWPEYTGGSNVVDVYIGYLRRKLEEGGERRLIHTVRGVGYVLREE; translated from the coding sequence ATGGAACGCAAGCCGCTCGTCCTCGTCATCGAAGACGAAAAAGATATTGCCCGCTTCATCGAGCTGGAACTGGCCGCCGAGGGCTACGCCACCGAGGTGGCCTTTGACGGCGTGACCGGCTTGTCGAAATTCCGCGAAGTGGCCCCGGACCTGGTCATTCTCGACCTGATGCTGCCGGTGCTCGACGGCCTGGAAGTCGCCCGCCGCATCCGCAAGACCAGCAACACGCCCATCATCATCCTGACCGCCAAGGACGGCATTCAGGACAAGGTGGAAGGGCTGGACTCGGGCGCCGACGACTACCTCATCAAGCCCTTTTCCATCGAGGAACTGCTGGCCCGCGTGCGTGCCCACCTGCGCCGCGTCAACCCCGCCGTGACCGGTGAAGTGCGGGTGGCCGACCTGGTGATGAACCTCGACGGGCGCGAGATTTTCCGGGGTGGGCGCCGGGTCGAGCTGTCGGCCAAAGAGTTCGAACTGCTCGAACTGCTCGCCCGCAACCCCGGCAAGGTCTTTTCGCGCTTCGAAATCGAGGAAAAGGTCTGGCCCGAGTACACGGGTGGCAGCAACGTCGTGGACGTGTACATCGGCTACCTGCGCCGCAAGCTGGAGGAAGGCGGCGAGAGACGCCTGATTCACACGGTGCGTGGCGTGGGCTACGTGCTGCGCGAGGAATGA
- a CDS encoding Na+/H+ antiporter subunit E, which yields MNGLALNLILALVWALFLGEVNLRSLSIGFGLGFGVMTVFHRALGSRAYVRSVGGALRLVAYFVAELVRANVQMARLALRPHPPLNQMIVAVPLRLRGEGALTLLTALTGLMPGTVTLGFAPEQDRMYVHATGLENGDAVRRSVQEIETRLLQVLGEKQPSSA from the coding sequence GTGAACGGCCTTGCCCTCAACCTGATTCTGGCGCTGGTCTGGGCGCTGTTTCTGGGCGAGGTCAACCTGCGCAGCCTGAGCATCGGCTTCGGGCTGGGCTTCGGGGTCATGACCGTCTTTCACCGGGCGCTGGGCAGCCGGGCCTATGTCCGCTCGGTGGGCGGGGCGCTGCGGCTGGTCGCCTACTTCGTGGCCGAACTGGTGCGGGCCAACGTGCAGATGGCGCGTCTGGCGCTGCGTCCCCACCCGCCGCTCAACCAGATGATCGTCGCCGTTCCGCTGCGGCTGCGCGGCGAGGGGGCACTGACCCTGCTCACCGCGCTGACGGGCCTGATGCCGGGCACCGTCACGCTGGGCTTTGCACCCGAGCAGGACCGCATGTATGTCCACGCGACGGGGCTGGAGAACGGGGACGCCGTGCGCCGCAGCGTGCAGGAAATCGAAACGCGGCTGCTGCAGGTGCTGGGGGAAAAGCAGCCCTCCTCTGCCTGA
- a CDS encoding sensor histidine kinase has product MTTVSPPPPAPAPESAPPRRGLLRPSSLQLRLTLLYAALLALLLASVYGAALVLMRSSLTTGLDEGMRNTYSQFSELVAQLALDSPATEQERDKEGVLPRARTLFPNDAIQIEKLPFVNHQQLLTRLGSAQQPADRVQELQVVRSQLTKYRYPVTVNRLAPLELTDAELLNLIKSPTGRIFVARQIREPYSDKTVPYRVLVTLAAVQYAPRPIVSLGNATVDLMPLPVLSIIYVGRSVAGIEDTLGRLQRVFAIVMLFGALLAGTLAYVLAGRALRPLQEVRQAAERIGGQTLTERVPEPQTGDEVQALARSLNAMLGRLEASFEAQRRFTSDASHELRTPVTAISGHASYLLRRTNPGGQERESLNIIRSEAERLTNLIASLLQLARSDSGALTLHPAPVFSRLFLDDVSRELAPLASGQGSELRARGPDIAFEGDPDRLRQVVINLVGNALKAGSRTVTLESSEQEGGREVRLSVRDDGPGIPPEHLSRLFDRFYRVEDSRSRDQGGAGLGLSIAKGIVDAHGGRIWLESEVGRGTVAHVQLPVGDVPVLDEEDVP; this is encoded by the coding sequence GTGACCACGGTCAGCCCGCCTCCCCCCGCCCCCGCACCGGAGTCTGCGCCGCCCCGGCGCGGGCTGCTGCGGCCCTCGTCGCTGCAACTGCGGCTGACGCTGCTGTACGCCGCTTTGCTGGCGCTGCTGCTCGCTTCGGTGTACGGCGCCGCGCTGGTCCTGATGCGCAGCAGCCTGACCACCGGCCTCGACGAAGGGATGCGCAACACCTACAGCCAGTTCAGCGAGCTGGTGGCGCAACTCGCCCTCGACTCGCCCGCCACCGAGCAGGAGCGCGACAAGGAAGGCGTGCTGCCCCGCGCCCGCACCCTGTTTCCCAACGACGCGATTCAGATCGAGAAGCTGCCCTTCGTGAACCACCAGCAGCTTCTGACGCGCCTGGGAAGCGCCCAGCAGCCCGCCGACCGCGTGCAGGAGTTGCAGGTGGTGCGCTCGCAGCTCACCAAGTACCGCTACCCGGTCACGGTCAACCGCCTCGCTCCGCTGGAACTGACCGACGCCGAGCTGCTCAACCTGATCAAGTCGCCCACGGGCCGCATCTTCGTCGCCCGGCAGATTCGTGAGCCGTACAGCGACAAGACGGTGCCCTACCGGGTGCTGGTCACGCTGGCGGCGGTGCAGTACGCGCCCCGGCCCATCGTGTCTCTCGGCAACGCGACGGTGGACCTCATGCCGCTGCCGGTGCTGTCCATCATCTACGTGGGGCGCAGCGTGGCGGGCATCGAGGACACGCTGGGACGGCTGCAACGGGTCTTTGCCATCGTGATGCTGTTCGGGGCGCTGCTGGCGGGCACGCTGGCCTACGTGCTGGCGGGCCGGGCGCTGCGGCCCCTGCAGGAAGTGCGGCAAGCCGCCGAGCGCATCGGGGGCCAGACCCTGACCGAGCGCGTGCCCGAGCCGCAGACCGGCGACGAGGTGCAGGCCCTCGCCCGCTCGCTCAACGCCATGCTGGGGCGCCTGGAGGCGAGTTTCGAGGCGCAGCGCCGCTTTACCAGTGACGCCAGCCACGAACTGCGCACCCCCGTCACCGCCATCAGCGGGCACGCCAGTTACCTGCTGCGCCGCACCAACCCCGGCGGGCAGGAACGCGAAAGCCTGAACATCATCCGGTCCGAGGCCGAGCGGCTGACCAACCTGATCGCCAGCCTGCTGCAACTCGCCCGCTCCGACAGCGGGGCGCTGACGCTGCACCCGGCGCCCGTCTTTTCGCGGCTGTTTCTGGACGACGTGAGCCGCGAACTCGCGCCGCTGGCGAGCGGCCAGGGGTCGGAGCTGCGGGCGAGAGGCCCCGACATCGCCTTCGAGGGCGACCCCGACCGGCTGCGACAGGTGGTCATCAATCTGGTGGGCAACGCGCTCAAGGCCGGGTCCAGAACCGTCACCCTGGAAAGCAGCGAACAGGAGGGAGGCCGTGAGGTGCGCCTGAGCGTGCGCGACGACGGCCCCGGCATTCCGCCCGAGCACCTCTCGCGCCTCTTTGACCGCTTTTACCGCGTGGAAGACAGCCGCAGCCGCGACCAGGGCGGTGCGGGCCTGGGCCTGAGCATCGCCAAAGGCATCGTGGACGCGCACGGCGGGCGCATCTGGCTGGAAAGCGAGGTCGGACGCGGCACCGTGGCGCACGTACAGCTCCCGGTGGGCGACGTGCCGGTGCTGGACGAGGAGGACGTGCCGTAG
- the rlmB gene encoding 23S rRNA (guanosine(2251)-2'-O)-methyltransferase RlmB: MLLYGRNPVLEALPAGRVSEVVLARGVEDAFARQVQDLAREAGVRVRWLPRIELDQLVGTTQHQGVVAEVEELAWATVDDILDRAEASGEPLLMVLLDGVTDPRNFGAIIRSAEVLGAHGVVVEERRSAPLSPVVAKTAAGATAYLPVAQTKNLPRLIDQLKADGVWVYGAAGEAAQDVTLTDFSGKAALVIGAEGEGMRRLVREKCDVLVSIPVRGQVQSLNASVAAGILLHEMTRGRGKK, translated from the coding sequence ATGTTGCTCTACGGAAGAAACCCGGTGCTCGAAGCCCTGCCCGCCGGACGGGTGTCCGAGGTGGTGCTCGCCCGTGGGGTCGAGGACGCTTTCGCCCGGCAGGTGCAGGACCTCGCCCGCGAGGCAGGCGTGCGGGTGCGCTGGCTGCCGCGCATCGAACTCGACCAGCTCGTGGGAACCACGCAGCATCAGGGCGTGGTGGCCGAGGTCGAGGAGCTGGCGTGGGCGACGGTGGACGACATCCTCGACCGCGCCGAGGCCAGCGGCGAGCCGCTGCTGATGGTGCTGCTCGACGGCGTGACCGACCCGCGCAACTTCGGCGCGATCATCCGCTCGGCGGAGGTGCTCGGGGCGCACGGCGTGGTCGTGGAGGAGCGGCGCTCGGCCCCCCTCTCGCCGGTGGTCGCCAAAACCGCCGCCGGGGCCACCGCCTACCTGCCCGTCGCCCAGACGAAGAACCTGCCCCGGCTCATCGACCAGCTCAAGGCCGACGGCGTGTGGGTCTACGGCGCGGCGGGCGAAGCGGCGCAGGACGTGACTCTCACCGACTTTTCCGGCAAGGCGGCGCTGGTCATCGGGGCCGAGGGCGAAGGAATGCGGCGGCTGGTGCGCGAGAAATGCGACGTGCTGGTCAGTATCCCGGTGCGCGGACAGGTCCAGAGCCTCAACGCCTCGGTGGCGGCGGGCATCCTGCTGCATGAGATGACGCGGGGCCGGGGCAAGAAGTGA
- a CDS encoding S1C family serine protease — protein sequence MRRFPVLFPLLLLLALTGYLLPARSPQGEQAPTPPAAVTPLPQALPAEERDLFAALRPAVVRVDSVNMATRTGGLGTGFFVSGQGRVLTAYHVVKAGQLFQVTTLSGKTYPARVTAFDEAADVALLQVTRGGPFPFLELASQPPKVGERVLAIGNSGGDFLQPRRGELLRLNAEAGRSDFPAGTLEMNAPLAQGDSGGPIFNGRGEVLGVVSYVRVSGDGVTRASYAVPVPGGGELIGALQAGEKRESPLTALVGLAFDQNHSGLTDPPGAVILRVTPGSAAARAGLRGCVADRQGQLTALGDVILSIGGVRTPDSGTALDQVKRLKVGDRVEVEYLRGGQRTRTTLTLRAQPVGKTPLDAQPCTRQ from the coding sequence GTGCGGCGCTTTCCTGTTCTGTTTCCCCTGCTTCTGCTGCTGGCGCTGACCGGTTATCTGCTGCCGGCCCGGTCTCCGCAGGGAGAGCAGGCGCCGACCCCGCCCGCTGCCGTCACGCCCCTGCCGCAGGCGCTGCCCGCAGAGGAGCGCGACCTGTTCGCGGCGCTGCGCCCGGCGGTGGTGCGGGTGGACAGCGTGAACATGGCGACACGGACCGGGGGACTGGGCACCGGCTTTTTCGTCAGCGGGCAGGGGAGGGTGCTCACGGCGTACCACGTGGTCAAGGCGGGGCAACTGTTTCAGGTGACGACCCTTTCGGGCAAAACCTACCCGGCGCGGGTCACGGCCTTCGACGAGGCGGCGGACGTGGCGCTGCTTCAGGTCACGCGGGGAGGCCCGTTTCCCTTTCTGGAACTCGCCAGCCAACCGCCGAAGGTGGGCGAACGGGTGCTCGCCATCGGCAACAGTGGCGGGGACTTTTTGCAGCCCCGGCGCGGCGAACTGCTGCGGCTGAACGCCGAGGCGGGCCGCAGCGATTTTCCGGCGGGCACGCTCGAAATGAACGCGCCGCTGGCCCAGGGCGACAGCGGCGGGCCGATTTTCAACGGGCGCGGCGAGGTGCTGGGCGTGGTGAGCTATGTCCGGGTCAGCGGCGACGGGGTGACGCGGGCCAGTTACGCGGTGCCGGTGCCGGGCGGCGGCGAACTCATCGGCGCCCTGCAAGCGGGGGAAAAGCGCGAGTCGCCGCTGACCGCGCTCGTCGGTCTCGCGTTCGACCAGAATCACAGCGGCCTGACCGACCCGCCCGGCGCCGTGATTCTGCGCGTGACCCCCGGCAGCGCCGCCGCCCGTGCGGGATTGCGCGGGTGCGTGGCCGACCGCCAGGGCCAGCTCACTGCGCTGGGCGACGTGATTCTGAGCATCGGCGGCGTGCGGACGCCCGACAGCGGCACCGCGCTCGATCAGGTCAAGCGGCTCAAGGTGGGCGACCGGGTGGAAGTCGAGTACCTGCGCGGCGGGCAGCGTACGCGAACCACGCTGACCCTGCGGGCGCAGCCGGTGGGCAAGACCCCACTGGACGCCCAGCCCTGCACCCGGCAGTAA
- a CDS encoding sensor domain-containing protein: MSAAPTDAQSVLPIALRDLIRLHAPQATLLAAIGQRILNIQAEGTPTEEAQLVPPDDWLERGDLAWITRDGALLGLLWSEGAPVPEGAVQVLTLLLSAASAEGANREADMLITQLPAATAWLSAELEFRQVSRTFLELFGLSGPEVLGRTVHEVFADHPTLAQHLASAAAGRAAELGDERLPPVPGVRGERWVRGSARPYFGGAAAGVLWTVQDVSAECAQQSQVATLLGTDLPLALLGPGGTVRGASRGLRQLLGEPEDGADAAAQRPLHEWPCWAPAGARLLQDLIQNAEAGQPSPAPSEVALARGGHLALVVRPSDTEPGLLLAEGARPATLSEENGAARLLHLSGAATILLDSRGRVQLISEQAARLLGFDSQGAQGTELTGLPLPRLQQQLGIKLHTPQGDPLTLPSLPDLPLPYSGEVLALLPGGLTRHLEVTLSALPGAHAGAGSSRKAAPELLLSLRDVTTLRRAQAKLRHDVSHDALTGLLNRSGLRSALGKVAAQAGGMVACLDIDGFGGLNAALSRTAGDLLLIQVAARLNDLATLEGGQAARLADDTFAVFLPHLGAAVGGQKLQAALREPLRAGRRLVPVTFSLGAAPLPASPEHALADAEVALQHARRRGRGQLTVFEPGLRAEEAQTFELEDQLRAVIEGGRQHEQFSLLYQPAVSLKDGRVLGAEALLRWTHPELGNVSPARFLPLAQRSDLITAIGEWVVREAVQGRAQLREATEQHDWRTSVNLSLEELRREGAIERLLPLITRPSALDIEVSASSLLDHSEQTLGLLNALRSRGARLIVDDFGDGASSLTALTQFPLYGLKLHPTLTTQLPGDPKSLKLVQGTVSLAHSLGLSVTAVGVETYAQLDVLRDLGCDAAQGYALTPPLSVGDLVTWVRGR, from the coding sequence ATGTCTGCTGCCCCAACCGATGCCCAGTCCGTGCTGCCCATTGCCCTGCGTGACCTGATCCGGCTTCATGCGCCGCAGGCCACCCTGCTGGCCGCCATCGGGCAGCGGATCCTGAACATCCAGGCCGAGGGCACGCCCACCGAAGAAGCGCAACTGGTGCCGCCCGACGACTGGCTCGAGCGCGGCGACCTCGCCTGGATCACGCGCGACGGTGCCCTGCTGGGCCTGCTGTGGTCGGAAGGTGCGCCCGTGCCCGAAGGCGCGGTGCAGGTGCTCACGCTGCTGCTCTCGGCGGCCAGTGCCGAGGGCGCCAACCGTGAGGCCGACATGCTCATCACCCAGCTGCCCGCCGCGACGGCGTGGCTGAGCGCCGAACTGGAGTTCCGGCAGGTCAGCCGCACCTTTCTGGAACTGTTCGGGCTGAGCGGGCCGGAGGTGCTGGGCCGCACGGTCCACGAGGTCTTCGCCGACCACCCGACGCTCGCGCAGCACCTCGCCAGCGCGGCGGCGGGCCGGGCGGCAGAACTGGGGGACGAGCGGCTGCCGCCCGTGCCCGGTGTGCGGGGAGAACGCTGGGTGCGCGGGTCGGCGCGGCCCTATTTCGGCGGCGCGGCGGCGGGCGTGCTGTGGACCGTGCAGGACGTGAGTGCCGAATGCGCCCAGCAGTCACAGGTGGCGACCCTGCTGGGCACCGACCTGCCGCTGGCGCTGCTCGGGCCGGGAGGCACGGTGCGCGGCGCGAGCCGGGGCCTGCGCCAGCTGCTCGGCGAACCGGAAGACGGGGCAGACGCGGCTGCCCAGCGGCCCCTGCACGAGTGGCCCTGCTGGGCACCCGCAGGCGCCCGGCTGCTGCAGGACCTGATTCAGAACGCCGAAGCGGGCCAGCCCAGCCCGGCACCCAGCGAGGTGGCGCTGGCGCGGGGCGGACATCTGGCGCTGGTGGTGCGCCCCAGCGACACCGAGCCGGGGCTGCTGCTGGCCGAGGGCGCCCGGCCCGCCACGCTGAGCGAGGAAAACGGCGCGGCCCGCCTGCTGCACCTGAGCGGCGCCGCCACCATCCTGCTCGATTCGCGGGGGCGGGTGCAGCTCATCAGCGAGCAGGCGGCGCGGCTGCTGGGATTCGACTCCCAGGGCGCCCAGGGCACCGAGCTGACCGGCCTGCCGCTGCCGCGCCTGCAACAGCAGCTCGGCATCAAGTTGCACACCCCGCAGGGCGACCCGCTGACCCTGCCTTCACTCCCGGACCTGCCGCTCCCCTACAGCGGCGAGGTGCTGGCGCTGCTGCCTGGCGGCCTGACCCGTCACCTGGAAGTCACCCTGTCGGCCCTGCCGGGGGCGCACGCCGGGGCCGGTTCCTCGCGCAAGGCGGCGCCTGAACTGCTGCTCTCGCTGCGCGACGTGACCACACTGCGCCGCGCCCAGGCCAAGCTGCGCCACGACGTTTCACACGACGCCCTGACCGGCCTGCTCAACCGCAGCGGGCTGCGCTCGGCACTAGGCAAGGTTGCGGCGCAGGCGGGCGGGATGGTGGCCTGCCTCGACATCGACGGGTTCGGGGGCCTCAACGCCGCGCTCAGCCGCACGGCGGGCGACCTGCTGCTGATTCAGGTGGCGGCGCGGCTCAACGACCTCGCCACGCTGGAGGGCGGGCAGGCGGCGCGGCTGGCCGACGACACCTTCGCCGTGTTCCTGCCCCACCTCGGGGCCGCCGTGGGGGGACAGAAACTTCAGGCGGCGCTGCGCGAACCGCTGCGGGCCGGACGCCGACTGGTGCCGGTGACCTTTTCGCTGGGGGCCGCGCCGCTGCCCGCGTCCCCCGAACACGCCCTGGCCGACGCCGAAGTCGCCCTGCAACACGCCCGGCGCCGGGGACGCGGGCAACTGACGGTGTTCGAGCCGGGCCTGCGCGCCGAGGAAGCCCAGACCTTCGAACTCGAAGACCAGTTGCGGGCGGTCATCGAGGGCGGGCGGCAACACGAACAGTTCTCGCTGCTCTACCAGCCGGCGGTCAGCCTCAAGGACGGGCGGGTGCTGGGCGCCGAGGCCCTGCTGCGCTGGACCCACCCCGAACTGGGCAACGTCTCGCCCGCCCGGTTTCTGCCGCTGGCCCAGCGCAGCGACCTGATCACCGCCATCGGGGAGTGGGTGGTGCGCGAGGCGGTCCAGGGCCGGGCGCAGCTGCGCGAAGCCACCGAACAGCACGACTGGCGCACCAGCGTCAACCTCAGTCTGGAAGAATTGCGGCGCGAAGGGGCCATCGAGCGCCTGCTGCCACTGATTACCCGCCCGAGTGCGCTGGATATCGAGGTGAGTGCCAGCAGCCTGCTCGACCACAGCGAGCAAACCCTGGGCCTGCTCAACGCCCTGCGCTCACGCGGCGCCCGGCTGATCGTGGACGACTTCGGAGACGGCGCCAGCAGCCTGACCGCGCTGACGCAGTTTCCGCTCTACGGCCTCAAGCTGCACCCCACGCTGACCACCCAGCTGCCGGGCGACCCCAAGTCGCTCAAGCTGGTGCAGGGCACGGTCAGCCTCGCCCACAGCCTGGGCCTGTCGGTCACGGCGGTGGGGGTCGAAACCTACGCCCAGCTCGACGTGCTGCGCGACCTGGGCTGCGACGCCGCGCAGGGCTACGCGCTGACCCCGCCGCTGAGCGTGGGCGACCTGGTGACGTGGGTGCGCGGGCGCTGA